The window TCCGCTACGAGCTCGCCCGCGCGATCGAGCACGTCAACCGGTTCGCCCGGCTCGACGCAGACGAGTCTCGCGAGCTCGTCGAGGAGCTGACGGAGCTCGAGCAGATCGACATCCCGACCGCGGTGAAGATCGCCGACCTCCTCCCGGAGGACCGCACCGAGCTGCGCTCGGTATTCGCTCAGGAGCGCTACTCGCTGGACGGCGACGAGCTCGACGACGTCCTTGACGTCGTCGCGAAGTACGCCTAGATCGTACGAAACGCGTCTTTTTAGTTGCGTATCGGTTCGTTCGTCGGACCACCGCTCTGTCCGTTCGTTTATAAGTCGTTGCTGTCGGTGACGTAGAGACCACCTCCAAAGCCCCAGTCGCTCGGTTATAAACGATTGAATACAGATCGGCGGTGAATACCTCCAAAGCCCCAGTCGCGAGGACTCGCGTGACTCGCTGCGCTCCTCGGTCGCTCACTCCGTTCGCTCTCTGCGGTGTCGCCGGCGGCTTTGCCGCCGGCTGCCCGTGGCGCGTAGCGCCACGCTGCTTGCGTCGTCAGGCTTCGTCCTCGCGACTGCCCCTTTGAGTCCCACCCGACTGCACCGCACAGCACCTCACACCTCCCCAGCCTCGTCGGACCGGCGCGGCCGCGCCGGTCCGACTCCCTCGCGCGCACTCCTCGCGCCCTGCGGGCGCTCGGAGGCGCGCGCCAACCGCATTATTCGGTCCGACCGACGGGACCCCGGAACCCCTTTGAACGGCCGCGACGACGATATCGGTATGATCGATGAGACCGTCGCCGAGATCCGGGCGATGCGGACCCACAGCACGTCGGCGGTGGCAGTGAAGGCGACGCGGGCGCTCGCGGAGCTGCTCGACCGCGACTACAGGACGGTCGACGAGTTCGAGC is drawn from Halorubrum sp. CBA1229 and contains these coding sequences:
- a CDS encoding RNA polymerase Rpb4 family protein, translated to MTIFKEKVDEEYVTVSEAKEVLVDIEAERAEDEDRDLRYELARAIEHVNRFARLDADESRELVEELTELEQIDIPTAVKIADLLPEDRTELRSVFAQERYSLDGDELDDVLDVVAKYA